GCTGCCGGTAGTAATAACATCGGCAGGGGTTGCCGCACCGGTTGGGAGACAGGCAACCGGCAATGCGATTAATGTTGCAATGGAGATGGATATTGACATCTCCGGACATCGGGCAAGACAGTTAAATAAGGAGATGATTGATACCGCGGATTTGATTCTGGTGATGGAGCCGGGACAAAGGTCCTGGATAGTTAATCTATTGCCAGAGGCGGATGTTAAGGTGAGGCTTTTGGGTGGTTATCCAGAAAAGGAGGTTGAGATTCCTGACCCGATAGGGAGGTCAGTTGAGTTTTACCGCCAGACCGCTCTTTTAATCAAAGCCGGGGTTTTAAAGGTGACAGCGGAGTTAAGGGAGCGGTTTAAATAAAAGGAGGTGTATGGAATACTTTTTTACCGATACCCAGAAGGAAATCAGGGACCTGGCAAGAAGGTTTGCGGTTGAAAAAATAAAGCCGGTGCGTCAGGAACTTGACCGGACCGGTGAGTTTCCCTTTGCCTTGATGAAGGAGATGGCAGAACTGGGACTGATGGGAATCTACATACCGGAGGAGTATGGTGGTTTTGGTGGCGGCATCCTGGAGATGTGTCTTGTGGTTGAGGAGCTTTCCCGGGTTGATGGTGCGGTAGCACTGGGCTATGCGGCGTGCGGGTTGGGCACATTCCCCATCATCCTTGCCGGCACCGAGGAGCAGAAAAGGAGGTTTCTGCCGAGGCTGGCGCAAGGGGAACTGGCGGCATTTGCCATCACCGAGGCGCAGGCTGGTTCCGATGCCGGTAATGTCAAGACAAGGGCAAGGCGTGAGGGCGATTACTATGTGCTTAACGGCACCAAGCAGTTCATCACCAATGGCAGCGTGGCAAAGATTTATACTGTTATCGCCTCCACCGACCCGGAGCGAGGTGCGCGTGGTCTTTCCGCATTTATCATTGAGGATGGCACGCCCGGTTTCACCTATGGCAAGATTGAGGACAAGATGGGGATTCG
The window above is part of the candidate division WOR-3 bacterium genome. Proteins encoded here:
- a CDS encoding acyl-CoA dehydrogenase family protein; this translates as MEYFFTDTQKEIRDLARRFAVEKIKPVRQELDRTGEFPFALMKEMAELGLMGIYIPEEYGGFGGGILEMCLVVEELSRVDGAVALGYAACGLGTFPIILAGTEEQKRRFLPRLAQGELAAFAITEAQAGSDAGNVKTRARREGDYYVLNGTKQFITNGSVAKIYTVIASTDPERGARGLSAFIIEDGTPGFTYGKIEDKMGIRCSKTAELVFQDCRVPKENLLGGEEGLGFIQTMRTFDRTRPGVGAQAVGIAQGALDEALEYAKTRVQFGQPIASFQAIQLMLADMAIQIEASRALVYEAARAADAGVKNISGLAAMAKVMASDTAMRVTTDAVQILGGYGYMKDYPVEKMMRDAKITQIYEGTNQIQRLIIASELIKGTLW